A window of the Butyricimonas virosa genome harbors these coding sequences:
- a CDS encoding amidophosphoribosyltransferase, which yields MSDTIHHECGFALIRLLKPLDYYQKKYGSYLYGLNRLYILMEKQRNRGQDGAGVVGLKLDMEPGYKYMDRVRSCDANPIQDVFDRIHEPFTPEILREKDAVWAKQNLPFVSEIYLGHLRYATFGKNNIDYVHPLKRASNWRAHNLALAANFNLTNVDELFESLIRAGQYPRNYSDTVTLLEKVGYFLDSEIQDLYRFYKEKGFSKQEITPLIERTIDLPKVLSRSSEDWDGGYAVAGVVGHGDAFVMRDPWGIRPAYYYKDDEVVVVASEASVIQTAFQGINMEISEIRPGYALLIKKDGTVTEELVREPRQRASCSFERIYFSRGNDRNIYQERKKLGELLTPRLVKAVDGDLDNTVFSFIPNTAETSFYGMVKGIQQYMVEEKKRLIREGKATWSEETLDEIICREPRIEKIVIKDAKLRTFITSDSGRDGLVGHVYDVTYGAVQPTDNLVVIDDSIVRGTTLKKSILRILDRLGPKRIVVVSSAPQIRYPDCYGIDMTRMNEFIAFNAAIELLKERGMEGLIDEVYRKCKAQQGLPKEQVVNHVKEIYTPFTEEEISDKIAEMVRDEHLNAEVKVVFQSVEDLHVACPNDTGDWYFTGNYPTPGGNKVVNTAYINWVEGRNERSY from the coding sequence ATGAGTGACACCATTCATCACGAGTGTGGTTTTGCGTTGATTCGATTGCTGAAACCATTGGATTATTATCAGAAGAAATACGGTTCTTACCTTTACGGGTTAAACAGGTTGTACATATTAATGGAAAAACAGCGTAACCGCGGCCAAGATGGTGCGGGTGTCGTGGGGTTGAAACTCGACATGGAGCCGGGTTACAAGTATATGGACCGAGTACGTTCCTGTGACGCGAACCCGATACAGGATGTGTTTGACCGGATTCATGAACCGTTTACACCGGAGATTCTCCGGGAGAAGGATGCCGTTTGGGCAAAACAGAACTTGCCGTTCGTTTCCGAGATTTACTTGGGGCATTTACGTTACGCGACTTTCGGGAAGAATAATATAGATTACGTTCACCCGCTGAAACGGGCAAGCAATTGGCGGGCGCACAACTTAGCGCTGGCGGCGAACTTTAACCTGACGAACGTGGACGAGTTGTTCGAGAGTTTGATCCGGGCGGGGCAGTATCCGCGAAATTATTCCGACACGGTGACCTTGCTTGAGAAGGTAGGCTATTTTCTGGATAGCGAGATTCAGGATTTGTACCGTTTCTACAAGGAAAAGGGATTTTCGAAACAGGAGATTACCCCATTGATCGAGCGTACGATTGATTTACCCAAGGTGCTTTCCCGAAGTAGCGAGGATTGGGACGGGGGATATGCCGTGGCAGGAGTGGTCGGGCATGGCGATGCTTTCGTGATGCGTGACCCGTGGGGGATACGTCCGGCTTATTATTACAAAGATGACGAGGTGGTCGTGGTAGCATCCGAGGCATCCGTGATCCAGACCGCTTTCCAAGGTATAAATATGGAAATTTCCGAGATCCGTCCGGGATACGCCCTGTTGATCAAGAAGGATGGAACCGTGACGGAGGAACTCGTGCGTGAACCGCGACAACGTGCCAGTTGTTCGTTCGAGCGTATCTATTTCTCTCGCGGGAATGACAGGAATATATACCAGGAACGGAAAAAACTGGGTGAGTTATTGACACCTCGTTTGGTGAAGGCTGTGGATGGCGATCTTGACAACACGGTGTTTTCTTTTATTCCTAACACGGCGGAAACTTCTTTCTACGGGATGGTGAAAGGAATCCAGCAGTACATGGTGGAGGAGAAAAAACGGTTGATCCGGGAGGGAAAGGCTACGTGGAGTGAAGAAACGCTCGACGAGATCATTTGCCGAGAGCCCCGTATCGAGAAAATCGTGATCAAGGATGCCAAGCTACGCACGTTCATTACCTCCGATTCCGGTCGTGACGGGCTGGTGGGACACGTGTATGACGTGACTTACGGGGCGGTGCAGCCCACGGATAACCTCGTGGTGATTGATGACTCGATCGTGCGGGGAACTACCTTGAAAAAGAGTATTCTGCGAATTCTCGATCGTCTTGGTCCGAAACGTATCGTGGTGGTGTCTTCTGCCCCGCAGATTCGTTACCCCGACTGCTACGGGATTGACATGACCCGGATGAACGAGTTTATCGCGTTCAATGCGGCTATCGAGTTGTTGAAGGAACGAGGCATGGAGGGGCTGATTGACGAGGTGTACCGGAAGTGTAAGGCACAGCAAGGGTTGCCCAAGGAGCAGGTGGTGAACCACGTGAAAGAGATTTACACTCCTTTTACCGAAGAAGAGATTTCCGACAAGATTGCCGAGATGGTGCGTGACGAGCATCTGAATGCCGAGGTGAAAGTGGTTTTCCAGTCGGTCGAAGATTTGCACGTGGCTTGCCCGAACGACACGGGTGACTGGTATTTTACCGGAAATTATCCCACTCCCGGTGGGAATAAGGTGGTCAATACCGCTTATATCAACTGGGTGGAAGGGAGGAATGAAAGGTCTTACTAA
- the smpB gene encoding SsrA-binding protein SmpB, which yields MQNDINIKNRRASFDYEFLEEYTAGIMLTGTEIKSIRAGKAGLVDSYCYFHNGELWIKGMYVAEYKLGTYYNHIERRERKLLLQKKELVKLERKTKESGLTIVPVRLFLNEKGFAKLRIALARGKKEYDKRETLKQKDAKREMDRYMKK from the coding sequence ATGCAAAACGACATTAATATAAAAAATAGAAGAGCATCCTTCGACTACGAGTTCTTGGAAGAATACACCGCCGGAATCATGCTCACCGGTACCGAAATCAAATCCATCCGGGCCGGGAAAGCCGGGTTGGTGGATTCCTACTGTTATTTCCACAACGGCGAACTGTGGATTAAGGGTATGTACGTTGCCGAGTACAAATTGGGAACCTACTACAACCACATCGAACGCCGCGAACGTAAACTCTTACTACAAAAGAAAGAACTCGTCAAGCTCGAACGCAAGACCAAGGAATCGGGACTCACCATTGTCCCCGTCCGTCTCTTTCTTAACGAGAAAGGCTTCGCCAAACTCCGCATCGCCCTAGCCCGGGGAAAGAAAGAGTACGACAAGCGGGAAACCCTCAAACAAAAAGACGCTAAACGGGAAATGGACCGCTACATGAAAAAATAA
- a CDS encoding (Fe-S)-binding protein, which produces MKIGLFIPCYINAIYPGVGVASYKLLTSLGLDVDYPLDQTCCGQPMANGGFERDSTELAKRMEGLFEKYDYVVGPSASCVVFVKEHYPRLLNREEHACISSRIYEICEFLHDVVKVDKLNASFPHKVSIHNSCHGERLLHLSSPSELMIPRYSKLRDLLSLVKDVEVFEPKRVDECCGFGGMFSVEEPATSVCMGQDKVHDHMSTGAEYITGADSSCLMHMEGIIRREKLPIKTIHVVEILSQGL; this is translated from the coding sequence ATGAAAATAGGATTATTTATTCCCTGTTACATTAATGCGATTTATCCGGGTGTGGGGGTGGCCTCATACAAGTTGCTGACCTCGCTGGGATTGGATGTCGATTACCCGTTGGATCAGACTTGCTGCGGGCAACCAATGGCGAATGGAGGATTCGAGAGGGATTCGACCGAGCTGGCCAAGCGAATGGAGGGATTGTTCGAGAAGTATGATTACGTGGTGGGGCCATCGGCCAGTTGCGTGGTTTTCGTGAAGGAGCATTACCCGAGGTTGTTGAACCGGGAGGAACATGCTTGTATTAGTAGTCGTATTTACGAGATTTGCGAGTTCCTGCATGATGTGGTGAAGGTTGATAAGCTGAATGCTTCTTTCCCACACAAGGTAAGTATTCATAATAGTTGCCACGGGGAGAGGTTATTACATCTTTCTTCCCCGAGCGAGTTGATGATCCCTCGTTATTCCAAGTTGCGGGATTTGTTGTCGCTGGTGAAGGACGTGGAAGTGTTCGAGCCTAAGCGGGTGGATGAGTGTTGCGGTTTCGGGGGAATGTTCTCGGTGGAGGAACCGGCGACGTCCGTGTGCATGGGACAGGATAAGGTGCATGATCATATGTCAACCGGGGCGGAATACATCACGGGAGCGGATAGTTCTTGCCTGATGCACATGGAAGGGATTATTCGCCGGGAGAAGTTGCCGATAAAGACAATACACGTGGTGGAGATATTAAGTCAAGGGTTATAA
- a CDS encoding leucine-rich repeat domain-containing protein, with product MKRIVSFILLFIFSMCYGNDPLVAQVRKERQKGKEKKIVREQAVDLLLKEQQVAAERAALKELYWVLGGEDWRVKENWLSDRPVEEWYGVKRNYDNGKLSIYLGANGLEGVLPGAIFRLKTLEVLNLCNNEITGNIPTDIGESTALRQLSLNGNRLTGKIPVGIGKLENLETLDLSRNQLSGEIPAEIGGLKQLKFLRMGGNRLTGSIPAAIGSLLRLECVDISSNLLTGEIPDELVLLENLEEVNLYDNRLRGVLPADWSRLKTLKRLSLGQNRIDGEIPASLGSVKTLRIVGLENNLLRGTIPVTLGQLKELRTLGLSNNRLTGAIPGVLFTLPNLYHLGLSDNGLSGSLPVEIKEAVAFSSLDLSNNRLSGVFPPELCELVQLNYLNLRNNRFSGSLPVEIGKMTELSSLDLTSNKFSGPLPKEIGQLTRLTSLLLSENEFSGELPETLGNLVNLRNFYVKTNRLSGPFPVVLTKLVKLEYLNLSFNNFSGMIPAEIGNWEELKHLYLWKNQFSGSIPPSIGELRNLTELSLGENRLSGELPKELGQLENLVRVYLNNNMFSGRLPAEITRMRSLNFLNLQNNCLAGNLPDEIGDWESLVELYLANNEITGTLPASIGKMKRLKILDVFGNRMSGVLPPELGDMEGLERLFLTNNHFNGALPPEIGNLRRLRILAMPNNEFSSLPEEIGNIESLEELNASNAFTGGALPASIGNLRNLRLLLLGNNKLSGEIPAEIGELTLLERMDLSMNKLSGEIPAGIGYLDKLTVLALLGNKLTGTIPVEIGNMRSLNILHLGRNLLEGELPAELGWLSELEVLDVGGNKLTGKLPAEWEELKKLKRLILFGNKFSGRIPDEWEGMERLEDFLVQGNELTGKVPDFLFHLPTLKRLWLGNNFLELTEEQKELTGKDRQYLLLPQGKK from the coding sequence ATGAAACGAATTGTGTCATTTATTCTGTTATTCATATTTTCCATGTGTTACGGGAATGACCCGTTAGTTGCACAGGTGCGTAAAGAGAGACAAAAAGGGAAGGAGAAGAAGATCGTTAGGGAACAGGCGGTGGATTTGTTGCTGAAAGAGCAGCAAGTGGCAGCGGAACGAGCTGCTTTAAAAGAATTATACTGGGTTCTGGGAGGGGAAGATTGGCGGGTGAAGGAGAATTGGCTGAGTGACCGTCCTGTTGAGGAGTGGTATGGGGTGAAGCGGAATTACGATAATGGGAAATTGAGTATATATCTGGGAGCAAACGGTTTGGAGGGGGTGTTGCCGGGTGCTATTTTCAGATTGAAGACGTTGGAGGTGCTTAACCTCTGTAATAACGAGATCACGGGGAATATACCAACGGATATTGGAGAGAGTACAGCGTTGAGACAGTTGTCGCTGAACGGCAATCGTTTGACGGGAAAAATACCTGTCGGGATTGGTAAACTGGAAAATCTGGAGACGTTGGACCTTTCACGTAATCAGTTGTCCGGGGAAATACCGGCAGAAATTGGTGGTTTGAAACAATTAAAATTTCTTCGGATGGGAGGGAACAGGCTGACAGGAAGTATTCCGGCCGCGATCGGGAGCCTCTTGCGGTTGGAGTGTGTGGATATATCATCGAACTTGCTGACGGGGGAAATACCAGATGAGCTTGTGCTTCTGGAAAATCTGGAAGAAGTGAATTTATATGATAATCGTCTGCGAGGTGTGTTGCCTGCAGACTGGAGTAGATTGAAAACGTTGAAACGTTTATCTTTAGGGCAAAACCGAATAGATGGTGAAATTCCAGCTTCATTGGGGAGTGTGAAAACTCTGCGGATCGTTGGATTGGAAAATAACTTGTTGAGAGGGACTATTCCCGTTACTTTGGGACAGTTAAAAGAATTGAGAACTTTGGGCTTATCCAATAATCGGTTAACGGGAGCGATTCCCGGGGTGTTGTTTACCTTGCCGAATTTATATCATTTAGGCTTGTCGGATAATGGCTTGTCTGGTTCGTTACCTGTTGAGATCAAGGAGGCCGTGGCGTTTTCATCCCTTGATTTGAGTAATAATCGTTTGAGTGGGGTGTTTCCGCCGGAACTTTGTGAATTGGTGCAATTGAATTACTTGAATTTGAGGAATAACAGGTTTTCCGGATCTTTACCCGTGGAGATCGGGAAGATGACTGAATTGTCCTCTTTGGACTTGACATCGAACAAGTTTTCGGGTCCTCTCCCGAAAGAGATCGGTCAGTTGACTCGCTTGACGTCTTTGTTACTTTCAGAAAACGAATTTTCCGGAGAGTTGCCGGAGACGCTGGGGAATCTGGTAAATTTGAGAAATTTCTACGTGAAAACGAATCGTTTGTCGGGGCCGTTCCCGGTGGTGTTAACGAAGTTGGTTAAGTTGGAATACTTGAACTTGAGTTTTAATAATTTCTCGGGGATGATCCCTGCGGAAATCGGGAATTGGGAAGAACTGAAACATTTGTATTTGTGGAAGAATCAGTTTAGCGGGAGTATTCCTCCGTCGATTGGTGAGTTAAGGAATTTGACGGAATTGAGTTTGGGAGAGAACCGTTTGTCGGGCGAGCTTCCCAAGGAGTTAGGGCAGTTGGAAAATTTGGTTAGGGTGTATTTGAACAATAACATGTTTAGCGGGCGATTGCCTGCCGAGATAACACGTATGCGGAGTTTGAATTTCTTGAACTTGCAGAATAACTGTCTTGCTGGTAACTTACCGGATGAAATTGGTGATTGGGAGTCACTGGTGGAGTTGTACTTGGCAAATAACGAGATTACAGGGACACTGCCGGCCTCGATCGGTAAGATGAAACGGTTGAAGATCTTGGACGTGTTCGGGAACCGAATGAGTGGGGTGTTACCGCCGGAACTGGGAGATATGGAAGGTTTAGAGAGGTTGTTCCTGACAAATAATCATTTTAACGGGGCCTTGCCTCCCGAGATTGGTAATTTGAGGCGGTTGAGAATATTGGCTATGCCGAATAACGAGTTTTCCTCGCTCCCGGAAGAAATCGGGAATATAGAGTCGTTGGAGGAGTTGAACGCTTCGAATGCTTTCACCGGAGGTGCTTTACCCGCAAGTATCGGGAATTTGCGGAATTTACGGCTTTTGTTGTTGGGGAATAACAAGTTGTCGGGCGAGATTCCTGCCGAGATCGGGGAGTTAACCTTGTTGGAAAGGATGGATTTGTCAATGAATAAATTGAGCGGTGAGATTCCCGCCGGGATCGGTTACTTGGATAAATTGACGGTTTTGGCTCTCTTGGGGAATAAATTGACCGGAACGATTCCGGTTGAAATAGGGAATATGCGAAGTTTGAACATTCTCCATCTTGGGCGGAATTTGCTGGAGGGGGAATTACCTGCCGAGTTGGGATGGCTTTCAGAATTGGAGGTACTGGATGTCGGAGGGAATAAGTTGACAGGGAAGTTACCCGCAGAATGGGAAGAATTGAAAAAACTAAAAAGATTGATTCTCTTTGGGAATAAGTTTAGTGGGAGAATTCCAGATGAATGGGAGGGAATGGAGCGGTTGGAAGATTTCTTGGTGCAGGGTAACGAGTTGACGGGTAAGGTTCCGGATTTCCTGTTTCATTTACCCACATTAAAACGGTTGTGGTTGGGAAATAATTTCTTGGAGTTGACCGAGGAACAAAAGGAGTTGACCGGTAAGGATAGGCAGTATCTTTTATTGCCACAGGGGAAAAAGTAG
- a CDS encoding zinc-dependent metalloproteinase lipoprotein, which translates to MQKYILIYLLFLLITSCAKDKFEGIELSTGNEIRVSSEQQTIRIALRSGSNWSFASPTSWCRASKISTPQGDTLVINTQVNTTTTERTGTVTISNSDQQKILTVIQKGEIYFELPVIFHVYSDGSVNDAKVTAAYIQECMDYVNNFYRGNNGKSENLNLQFTLATTTPEGTPLVEPGVNTIQSSSTSFNVENYLRYNTYNGTQIIWDPNKYINIIICSFTEENVTGIAMTPYTPQGKSLPGLRRNDTYYTSLPTNSVQAVMINKIFIDKAETGAYGLQPVWPTTLAHELGHYLGLFHVFSGGDNGQTTDYCEDTPDYDRPAYDTWLASVYRPTFAQAAQRQDRNGTTFTSYNIMDYYYSYRDRITPDQRARIRHVLDYSPLIPGPKIAVENMSRAEIIIEEPLILK; encoded by the coding sequence ATGCAAAAATACATTCTTATTTACCTTCTGTTTCTACTTATCACTTCCTGTGCGAAGGACAAGTTCGAGGGAATAGAATTATCAACAGGCAACGAAATCCGGGTAAGCAGCGAGCAACAAACCATCCGCATTGCTCTTCGGAGTGGTTCAAACTGGTCATTTGCCAGCCCAACCTCTTGGTGCCGGGCAAGCAAGATCAGTACACCGCAAGGAGATACACTTGTGATCAACACGCAAGTTAACACGACCACAACCGAGCGCACGGGGACCGTCACGATCTCCAATTCAGACCAACAGAAAATCCTCACCGTGATCCAAAAAGGAGAAATCTACTTCGAACTTCCGGTCATTTTCCACGTGTACTCGGACGGTTCCGTAAATGATGCAAAAGTCACCGCCGCCTACATTCAAGAATGTATGGATTACGTGAATAACTTCTACCGAGGCAACAACGGGAAAAGTGAGAACCTCAACCTGCAATTCACCCTTGCCACCACCACGCCCGAAGGAACTCCCTTGGTTGAACCCGGGGTAAATACTATTCAAAGTTCATCCACCTCGTTCAATGTCGAAAATTATTTAAGATACAATACATACAATGGCACACAAATAATATGGGACCCCAACAAGTACATCAACATTATCATCTGCTCCTTTACCGAAGAAAACGTGACGGGAATCGCCATGACTCCATACACCCCGCAAGGCAAATCCCTGCCGGGTTTAAGAAGAAATGATACATACTATACCAGTCTTCCCACCAACTCCGTGCAAGCCGTGATGATAAACAAGATATTTATAGATAAAGCAGAGACCGGAGCTTACGGCCTACAACCGGTATGGCCCACCACTCTCGCCCATGAACTTGGACATTATCTAGGGTTATTCCATGTATTTTCCGGTGGTGACAACGGGCAAACAACCGATTACTGTGAAGATACTCCCGATTACGATCGCCCGGCTTACGACACTTGGCTAGCAAGTGTATACAGACCAACTTTTGCCCAAGCAGCACAGCGCCAAGATCGCAATGGAACCACTTTCACGTCATATAACATAATGGACTATTATTATAGCTATCGTGATCGTATTACCCCCGACCAGCGAGCCCGGATCAGACACGTACTTGATTACAGTCCCCTCATTCCGGGACCGAAAATTGCGGTAGAAAACATGAGTCGTGCTGAAATCATTATCGAGGAACCACTCATACTAAAGTAA